A genome region from bacterium includes the following:
- a CDS encoding DUF2130 domain-containing protein, whose product MSEQIICPKCKHQFELSDAFQSRFEAQAEQKIRDEFNQKFKSEIAKREEKIRRDATEQWTLQLADLQQQLAIKDKNMQDARTRELQLMKQQREIEEREQNLKLETERLIMEERNKIRIEVEAKAIEAFRLKDAEKDKRIADMMRQVDELKRKAEQGSQQSQGEVMELALENLLREKFPLDVISEVPKGIRGADVLQRVYNRSGLESGTIIWESKRTKEWSPSWIQKLKDDMRSAGANVAVLVTQALPKEIKTMGNLDGVWITGFGTAVELAEVLRVGMTELAQTRIAAVGKNEKMEMLYNYLTGNEFRQKMEAVLEAFVQMRGDLDQERRSMEKNWQRREKQIERMMVSMSRMNGDLEGIMGTALPVIPALELPEDKS is encoded by the coding sequence ATGAGTGAACAGATTATATGTCCCAAATGCAAGCATCAGTTTGAACTTTCAGATGCCTTTCAAAGTCGCTTTGAAGCGCAGGCCGAGCAAAAAATACGGGACGAATTTAATCAGAAATTTAAGTCCGAAATAGCCAAACGTGAAGAGAAGATTCGTCGTGATGCGACAGAGCAATGGACATTGCAGTTGGCCGATCTGCAGCAACAACTGGCCATCAAAGATAAGAACATGCAGGACGCGCGTACCCGCGAGTTGCAATTGATGAAACAGCAACGTGAGATCGAAGAACGCGAACAAAATTTGAAGTTGGAAACCGAACGTCTGATTATGGAAGAGCGTAATAAAATCCGTATCGAAGTCGAAGCGAAGGCGATCGAAGCATTTCGACTCAAAGATGCTGAGAAAGATAAACGTATTGCCGATATGATGCGTCAAGTGGACGAACTCAAACGCAAAGCCGAACAAGGTTCACAGCAATCCCAAGGAGAGGTCATGGAACTGGCTTTGGAGAATTTACTACGTGAAAAATTTCCGCTTGATGTTATCAGCGAAGTTCCCAAAGGAATTCGGGGCGCCGATGTTTTGCAGCGGGTTTATAACAGATCAGGTTTGGAGTCTGGAACCATAATATGGGAATCGAAACGTACCAAAGAATGGAGCCCATCGTGGATTCAAAAGCTCAAAGATGATATGCGTTCGGCGGGAGCCAACGTGGCCGTTTTGGTTACCCAAGCCTTGCCGAAAGAAATTAAAACGATGGGCAATCTGGACGGCGTCTGGATTACAGGGTTTGGAACAGCGGTCGAACTGGCTGAAGTTTTACGTGTGGGAATGACGGAGCTTGCGCAAACACGTATTGCGGCGGTTGGTAAAAATGAGAAAATGGAAATGTTATACAACTATCTTACGGGCAATGAGTTCCGCCAAAAGATGGAGGCCGTACTTGAGGCTTTTGTGCAAATGCGCGGCGATTTAGATCAGGAGCGCCGCAGCATGGAAAAGAACTGGCAACGCCGAGAAAAACAAATTGAACGCATGATGGTGAGCATGAGCCGAATGAATGGCGATTTAGAAGGCATCATGGGCACGGCTTTACCGGTTATTCCGGCGTTGGAATTACCTGAGGATAAATCATAA
- the hflX gene encoding GTPase HflX has product MNKTHDTTRKKERALLVGVAHDRQENRLVDDYLEELALLADTAGVEVVASVKQQLRQIDPSTYIGKGKVHEIVLKVQAENIQVVIFDDDLSPGQTKNIEREAKCKIIDRSALILDIFAKRARTRESKTQVELAQLEYLLPRLSKMWTHLERQGGGVFTKGPGETQLETDRRLVGQRIAVLKEELKKIERQRETQRAGRGEIFRVALVGYTNVGKSTLLNALSQADVYVEDRLFATLDATTRKVFLDNDHSCLITDTVGFIRKLPHHLVASFRSTLEEVREADILLHVVDLSSPIFMEQMEAVEKVLRELNALKDARIVVFNKVDRVSDEALITSMRHQFPNTVFISAGRRIGLDRLKQAIKDEIDHAFTLDKVSFDSGDGKFYATVHHLAEVLEETYTDSKTTLHFRALKVNAERIKKLQSERADWDKV; this is encoded by the coding sequence ATGAATAAAACACACGATACGACACGAAAAAAAGAACGCGCATTACTTGTAGGCGTTGCACATGATCGCCAGGAAAACAGGTTAGTGGATGACTATCTTGAAGAACTTGCTTTGTTAGCGGATACCGCCGGTGTGGAAGTGGTGGCATCCGTGAAACAGCAGCTTCGGCAAATTGATCCTTCCACATATATCGGTAAAGGAAAGGTGCACGAGATCGTGCTCAAAGTGCAGGCCGAGAATATTCAGGTAGTTATATTTGATGATGATCTTTCTCCGGGCCAAACAAAAAATATCGAGCGTGAAGCGAAATGTAAAATCATAGATCGGAGCGCGTTGATTCTTGATATTTTTGCTAAGCGTGCACGCACGCGCGAATCGAAAACCCAAGTTGAATTGGCACAACTCGAATATCTGCTTCCAAGACTTTCTAAAATGTGGACTCACTTAGAACGGCAAGGCGGCGGGGTATTTACCAAAGGTCCCGGTGAAACGCAGCTCGAGACGGATCGGCGTTTGGTCGGACAACGTATTGCTGTTTTAAAAGAAGAGCTTAAAAAAATCGAACGACAACGGGAAACCCAACGGGCGGGACGCGGTGAGATCTTTCGTGTAGCTTTGGTCGGATACACCAATGTCGGTAAATCTACATTACTCAACGCACTTTCGCAGGCTGATGTGTACGTGGAGGACAGGCTTTTTGCTACGCTTGATGCTACGACGCGCAAAGTGTTTTTAGATAACGATCATTCCTGTTTGATAACAGATACGGTCGGTTTTATCAGAAAGCTGCCGCATCACTTGGTCGCTTCATTTCGCTCCACACTCGAAGAAGTACGCGAAGCAGATATTTTATTGCATGTCGTGGATTTGAGCAGTCCTATTTTTATGGAGCAAATGGAGGCGGTCGAAAAAGTATTGCGTGAATTAAATGCGCTCAAAGATGCGCGCATCGTCGTATTTAATAAAGTGGATCGTGTGAGCGATGAAGCGCTGATCACGAGTATGCGTCATCAGTTTCCCAATACCGTGTTCATATCGGCCGGTCGCCGTATCGGGTTGGATAGACTGAAACAAGCTATCAAGGACGAAATAGATCATGCGTTCACGTTGGATAAAGTTTCGTTTGATAGCGGTGATGGTAAGTTTTATGCGACCGTACACCATCTAGCGGAAGTTTTGGAAGAGACGTACACGGATTCTAAAACGACACTTCATTTCCGTGCATTAAAGGTGAATGCCGAACGTATAAAAAAACTACAATCCGAAAGAGCAGATTGGGATAAAGTGTGA